A stretch of Bos mutus isolate GX-2022 chromosome 8, NWIPB_WYAK_1.1, whole genome shotgun sequence DNA encodes these proteins:
- the C9orf72 gene encoding guanine nucleotide exchange factor C9orf72 homolog, whose amino-acid sequence MSTLCPPPSPAVAKTEIALSGESPLLAATFAYWDNILGPRVRHIWAPKTEQVLLSDGEITFLANHTLNGEILRNAESGAIDVKFFVLSEKGVIIVSLIFDGNWNGDRSTYGLSIILPQTELSFYLPLHRVCVDRLTHIIRKGRIWMHKERQENVQKIVLEGTERMEDQGQSIIPMLTGEVIPVMELLSSMKSHSVPEEIDIADTVLNDDDIGDSCHEGFLLNAISSHLQTCGCSVVVGSSAEKVNKIVRTLCLFLTPAERKCSRLCEAESSFKYESGLFVQGLLKDSTGSFVLPFRQVMYAPYPTTHIDVDVNTVKQMPPCHEHIYNQRRYMRSELAAFWRATSEEDVAQDTFIYTDESFTPDLNIFQDVLHRDTLVKAFLDQVFHLKPGLSLRSTFLAQFLLVLHRKALTLIKYIEDDTQKGKKPFKSLRNLKIDLDLTAEGDLNIIMALAEKIKPGLHSFIFGRPFYTSVQERDVLMTF is encoded by the exons ATGTCGACCCTctgtccaccaccatctccagcTGTTGCCAAGACAGAGATTGCTTTAAGTGGTGAATCCCCTTTATTAGCAGCGACCTTCGCTTACTGGGACAATATTCTTGGTCCCAGAGTAAGGCACATCTGGGCTCCAAAGACAGAACAGGTACTTCTCAGCGACGGAGAAATAACTTTTCTTGCCAACCATACCCTCAACGGAGAAATCCTTCGAAATGCAGAGAGTGGGGCAATAGACGTGAAGTTCTTTGTCTTATCTGAGAAAGGAGTAATTATTGTTTCATTAATCTTCGACGGAAACTGGAATGGGGATAGAAGCACCTATGGACTATCGATTATACTTCCCCAGACAGAGCTGAGCTTCTACCTCCCACTTCACAGAGTGTGTGTGGATAGATTAACTCACATTATCCGGAAAGGGAGGATATGGATGCATAAG GAGAGGCAAGAAAATGTCCAGAAAATCGTCTTGGAAGGCACAGAGAGAATGGAAGATCAG GGTCAGAGTATTATTCCAATGCTTACTGGAGAAGTCATTCCTGTAATGGAACTGCTTTCATCTATGAAATCGCACAGTGTTCcagaagaaatagat ATAGCTGACACAGTTCTCAATGATGATGATATTGGTGACAGTTGCCATGAAGGCTTTCTTCTCAA TGCTATCAGCTCACACCTGCAAACTTGTGGCTGCTCTGTTGTAGTAGGTAGCAGTGCAGAGAAAGTAAATAAG atagtaAGAACATTATGCCTTTTTCTGACTCCAGCAGAGAGAAAATGCTCCAGATTGTGTGAAGCAGAATCATCATTTAAATACGAGTCAGGGCTCTTTGTACAAGGCCTACTAAAG GATTCAACTGGAAGCTTTGTGCTTCCCTTCCGGCAAGTCATGTACGCGCCCTACCCCACCACACACATAGATGTGGACGTCAATACCGTCAAGCAGATGCCACCCTGTCACGAACACATTTATAATCAGCGTAGATACATGCGATCAGAGCTGGCAGCGTTCTGGCGAGCCACTTCAGAAGAAGACGTAGCTCAGGATACCTTCATCTACACAGATGAAAGCTTTACCCCGGACTT GAATATTTTTCAAGATGTCTTACATAGAGACACTCTTGTGAAAGCCTTCCTGGATCAG GTCTTTCATTTGAAACCCGGTCTGTCTCTCAGGAGTACTTTCCTTGCGCAGTTTCTGCTCGTCCTTCACAGAAAAGCCTTGACgctaataaaatatatagaagatGATAC gcagaaggggaaaaagcCCTTTAAATCGCTTCGGAACCTGAAGATAGACCTTGATTTAACAGCAGAGGGCGATCTTAACATAATAATGGCTCTGGCTGAGAAAATTAAGCCAGGCCTCCACTCCTTTATCTTTGGAAGACCTTTCTATACCAGTGTCCAAGAACGAGATGTTCTGATGACGTTTTAA